DNA sequence from the Melitaea cinxia chromosome 25, ilMelCinx1.1, whole genome shotgun sequence genome:
TTTGTCCTAAGTTTCTCAgaaagtgtatttattatatattcttttcataaataaagtatcaTTAAcagctgtgctgtgtggctacggcactaaagaatttagccaccccctctcttcccgtgggtgtcgtaagaggcgactaagggataacaaggttccacaaccaccttggaacttaagaagccgaccgatggcgggataaccatccaactgctggctttgaaatacacaggtcgaagacgggcagcagcgtcttcggtgcgacaaagtcagtactgcggtcaccaacccgcctgcccagtgtggtgactatgggcaaaacacatgagttcacgttatttttggcgtaaacttgtggaggcctatgtccagcagtggactgtataggctgtaatgtaacagctatttattgtgtatttttttaaactagtttTGTCACACATTTTACCACATTAATTTCCGATCTATCATTCGAGAATCAATTTTATGCAAACAATAACAAGAccagtaaatttaataaaacagattaaatatgcacaaaaatataattacaatttatttttgaacacataaaaaaaacttgtatgaatattttagaattcagtctttaatataatatcataacaattaattatacaCTAGATGCCTGCGGTTTCGAATTAACTGCTACGTCATCGATTTCCGAGTTGTCCACAACAAATATATgactgacttttttttaattggtctATTTATATCTGAGATTAGGGCACtcaaaaaaacttaaactttaataataagcacatctatattttaatgtattcacATATTGTTTACATCATTAAAATTTTCGATATGTAAAACTTTCCATACAGGTATTAATGtgaaagataaataatacataagctATACAATAACATATGTATGTTGTAGTCAACTAGTCAAAACAGCTATTTAGCcctaacattaaatatataaaatttatttttgaatatatatacctatatcatAATTAGAATTTTAAGACATGAGGTTAGATAACAGATATCCTTTCGTATGTTGAAACACCGGCTCCCGGTATAAACACATTTTCGCCGGAACTGTTGACATACCGGGAGCCGGTATGGGTAAGTGTGTTCTCATAATCGCTCTAAAGCACGTCATTGTATATACCCTATCCTTTCTAACACGTTACAAATGCATAAAGAAGAAACAGGCTGACTAGTGAAGCCAAAATCTCGCGCAGCTTtagtgtaaaaaatttaaacacgaGTCAGTCAAAACTCCGCCATCGCCTAGGTgactacttattttttttgttggtgaaAACTTGTGTTTTATCTTAAAGTGATTCGCTGAATATTAGAAAAAACGATGGAAGGGTAAGTAATTATTGATTAtgtatacaaattatataatagttcTGTTAATTTTCACTAAAAATCGGTCTGTAACTATCAGCATGTTCAATGTCGAACACGTGACGACGATTTTATTGTCGTCATATTTCAACCAAAAATGGATGAAAAGGCAAGTTGATGTTAGATCTAAGacgtaaaaataattagttttgatATATTTCATAGGTAGCATTATATTTCTTtcaaaaacatgaaatttgtaatgaaaatgtAAAGTACATAGTCTCATACCGGGAGCCGGTTACGTCAACAGCATACGTTTGACAGTCATGTTTTTTGTGTTTCTGGGATGCTTCCTAAGTATGGATATGCCTCAGGAATGTTTTTGtatgcattaaaattttaatttatttttgcaatttttttcattatcggTTTTTCTTTTGGTTTTTGTATTGAGCTATTTTTAAAGAAGCTTtacgaaaaaatatgtttgcacttttttattttttgcattatTTTCTTTTGCATTGTTTCTTTTTTCGGTGTTTGCATGAACTTTGATTTTTTctgcttttttaatataagaagaCAACGACGATCTCGGAAACGACGTGGAAGTGGAGCGACTACGCGCGGGGTTCGAGGTGGTGCGCAGGGTAGGGGCCGTGTCCGCACGCGCGGCGGTCGTGTTTGTGGTCTTGGTGCTGGTACTGCTGGTCTTGGTGCTCATAGGCCCTCAGTTTCTGACTCGTAATTGCttcttatttttactaacaaaatgcttataaatattattaataatgaataaagtattttaaacaattaatttatatttcagtgTAACTAGTGGATCGTTGCAGAGCTATAACGAGGTTCATGCTATGGAAAGGCCACTCCATGAAAGCAGGAGGAGGGAGCTGCAGTCAGTGAAGACAGTACCTGAAgggtaaattaatgttaaattattatagtttattctaTAGTAAGTGTTTCATTATTCTGGTATatggtaataaaattaacacttttttttgtagataCCAATCCTTATGGTCGTCCATACAAGAAATGGTGCTCCCCTCCCCCTCTACGAGTCAAGAGTCTCCGATGTGCTCGGCTCCACCGTCTCCGGCTCTGTAagtatactgttattttttaaattttcaaatgcaATTAGTTATCAACCGTAACAATTAACATGGAATACCTATATTTGCAGGTATGTTGAATGTGGTGGGAGCGGGCAGTCAACTCCCCGAATTACCACTGTAAAGAGACCCGCgtaagttttcattttattttatttgtttctaaagttttattttatgaaacaagaaaaaatatttacatctttTTGTTGTTATAGAAATAATGACTCTACTGGAAAGGGCGAGGAGGTTCCGGCTTCGAGGCGGTGCTTGTAAGTTCAAAAATgagcaaaattatatttttagttattacgATACTGGTActgattttcttattttctaagGATTCCTCCAGACGGGgcttcatcttcatcatcagcCGTCAGGGCTCGTCCTTTGAGGGACGCGGAAATTGCCCGAATCTTGAATCATGGTAagtgaatatttttctttcagaCCTATCTtttagtagtatatatatatatatatatctgtttaCATAGGTAAAACAGActacagtatattattattatttatacaggcAGTGAAGAGGATGCTGACAgcgatgatgaagatgaagatgaAGATTTAGTTCAACCAGTGCATCTGCTGAGGAGAACTGAAAGACTTTTTATGTCTGAGGAAGACACTGAGGTGCCACCGATAAACGCTGCTATAGACTTTGAGTGGCCACCTCAACTTCCCTCCGGCCTGCAGCCCCAACCTAGCGCCCAGCCCGAGCCCGAACCCAACGCAGAGCCTGAACCCAGTGCCGACCCCGAAGCCAGCGCCGAGCCATACAATAAGTTTGATTTTAAGTGGAGAGGGTTTTCAGAATCTCAAATTCCTCCTGAATTGAGAAGGGAACCATTCTCCGAAATTAATTGTGGTCCCACAGTTCCATTGGCGAGCCCATATGAGGCATTTACTGCTATATGGGATCGCCAAATAATGGAACACATTTCAATGGAGACAAATAGATATGCTCAGCAAGAGGTAACGGCCATAATTCATCAGGGGCTACTTTTGCCAACCAGTCGTATCACGCGATGGCGGGATACGAATCCAGATGAGCTGTACGTGTATTTCGCAATACTCCTAGCGACTGGAATTATTGTGAAATCACGTGCAGACTCATACTGGAATACAGCCCAGGATTTATTATCTTCTCCTGGGTTTTCAGCAACGATGAGCTTTGACCGTTACTTCTTGCTTTCTAAATGTCTCCACTTctgtaataatgatgactgCAACCCACACACAATGACGCGATCGGAGGCAAAGCTTTTTAAGGTGCGTCCTATTACAGATCATCTTAACCAGCGGTTCCaacagttatatattttatcacaaaatattgcaTTAGACGAAAGTCTGACACAGTGGAAGGGTTGGTTAGATATTAATCAATTCATCCGAAATAAAGCAGCCACAGTCGGAATCAAAACCTACGAGGTTTGTGAGTCTCAGACTGGCTATTTGTGGCGGTTTGAAGTGCACGTAGGGCATGACGAATCTCCACAAGATAGTCCTTTGTCTGGGGTTGTGCCGGCACTTGTGCTTAAACTTCTCAATGGTCTTGAGCACAAGGGCCACACGGTTTGGATGGATAACTTTTATAACTCTCCTGCGCTTGCGCGAGAGTTAAAGGTACGGGGTTTTGACTGTGTTGGCACTCTTCGCTTGAACCGTCAGTTTGTTCCCACTGAACTGACTAATCTGACCAAGGGAGCTTTGGCTGTAGGCCAAGTTTGTGGCTGCACTTCAGGCGATGTGGATCTGGTGGTATGGCGAGATAAGAACCTCGTTTCTCTTATCTCGACGTATCATGGGTTAACAACGGTGAAGTGTGGCGACGTACTAAAGCCCTCAATAGTACCCGATTACAATGTGTGCATGGGTGGTGTTGATCGCAAAGATCAAATGATTGCCATGTACCCAATAGAAAGGCGGCGGAATCGGGTGTGGTACAAAAAGTTTTTCAGACGTCTGTTAAATGTTAGTGTCCTGAATGCGTTCATACTCCTCCGCACACAGCGACCTCTTACCCACCGAAGGTTCCGTGAAACTTTGGTAAGGGAATTGGTCGCAAAACACAAGCCACTTTCACCCTCAGCAGGTACAGCTCGACCAGTGGGACATTTTCCGGCTCAGTATGACTTTCTGGCCGGAAAACAACACGAACGCCAGCGCAGATTTTGCGCTGTATGCAAAAAACGTACAACTGCATATTGCAGGCAGTGCAATGTTCCACTGTGCGTGTTCACCTGCTTTGAGCCACATCACACTTAACAGTAACACATCACACAAACAGTAGTATACCTATACGCACAGCTACTCAGGAACACACAGGAGTCTGAAACGCTTTATGCCGCCAGTTCAGTGGGAATTAGGAAGGTAAGTATATTTGTCCAAATCGTGAAACAGTAAGACAATTAAGGCTGTATATCgatgcctaacagccaaaaagggataagcgacattttttgagaaattGAGTTGTATACATAGTTAGAATCGTCGTTTTTTTCTGCGTCTAACTATGTATACAACTCAATTTCTCAAAAAATGTTGCTTATccctttttggctgttaggcatcgatatgtatatttatgtatttgtaagtaatatttttacgtatttatttctttatttacgtaggtttcattttcattaaaaatatctatctatctatgtatatttattattattagcaataTTTTGggtaaaatatatcattgtaGTTCCCTCGGTTGCGTCATTCGTTTGGATTACAGTCATCATTATTTGAGAGTGCTGCCAACCCTTTTAATCTACAAGAAATATCAGTGCTGCTAACCCTTGTATTCTACAAGCAATATCCCACGAAATCAGGGACTATATTTGATCTTATCATTAGCTATGACtgcaatattcattttttgaattagcaaaaatttataaaagtacttATACTAAATGTGTAAATATCAACTACTCAAATGCAGtggtaaatttatcaaaaaacgtTAGATTTAGCGTTCAAAACATTCTGTTGGCAGCTCTCTGGTtagtattttggtatatttatatttatcatttttggtgtttttaaaaaaactgaCCGTTACGTTACCGGAATGTGACCGGAATGCAATTTTTTTACCTATGCAATGTGTAACATATTAAAGTGCAAAGCTCATATACCCCAATtagataaaaatgttttgaatgtacattagtaaaaaaacaaacactatACTCGTGAGAACCATACCTTGAAAATATGTTATACGAAAAGTCGTATCCATACTTTTTTACCCTCTCAGGTACCAAAATGAACCattttttactacttttatCAACTTACatcttgaaatatttcttaGAACTGTATTGTTCTGTTGATTTGTTTTGATGCTTTAATCTatctaaatattagaaaatgtcTAAAAGTTCCGttagttgcaatattttttccaaaaactacgtttttaaatgtatgtaatttttgacccaaatttttgagttatttttgtttaactcTTACTCAagatatatgtaatatagtGCTGCGATACTTTTGTAATACATAGTTTATAAGCTTAAGTTTCTAATAAACAAATCATCTTAGTCCATATCGGCATAAGTCATTTAAAATTAGGTTGAAATATTATACCCACTTTTGAGGACTTGTTAAGTGGCAGTTCTTTGTGACTATATTAAGAACATGtgttgtgtaaaaaatatgtatggtGGCACTTGAAGTTTGAGTTGTATTTTATACCTAATGTgataagttgtaaataaaatattttatgaacttCCAAATactgttgtaattaaaattataaccgAAACTTATCTAAAAATATCATAGTACCCTATGTTGAAAGTTCTATGTTAGCTATAATTGagtatttatatagaaatggtTGAAAGTGAATAAAGATTATTCAATTTACAATAAGATTTTTAACTTGAATTGACTTGATTCCTACTAGATACGGAGAAAATCCAGTTACAGTAAAAGTCTATCTCAAAAATGGGCTGTCTGTTGACCATACCGGCTCCCGGTATAACAGATATGGCAAAATGGGCTAATGTCATTCAACATACTAAAGGATATTAGATATATTAGTATATTGTGATAACATAAGGCGATAAACAGGTACTACAATCCATCTACTCCCTTTAATTCAATTTCCTCGTCTGCAACGTTCAATGATGTTGACTATTCTACAGTATCAacctcaaaaaatattaaacgtagATCTAAAAAAAGGACTGATGTCTCAAACGTCTTAAACATGAAGATGAATGgatagttaaaaaaagaaaacgtttGTGTAACAAAGAATTGAAGTATATTACGTCAAAAGGAAAAACTAAAGCAGCGAGAAGCATTAAAGTCAGTTGTGTCAATTGTCGTATgcaatgttataataatataagccaAGAAGATTATATTGACCTGTTTAATAAGTTCTGGGATACTGGTAAGCACGTTAAACAATGGCAATTCATTGCCAAGTGTGTGATACAAAAGAGTAAAAAGACCGCCACTAACGTTGAAAGCGAATCTAGTCGTCGATCACACACTTTGAATTATCACCTTCCTATAATTTCTGGCAATGGCAtcgttttattaaaagtttgcaAAACAATGTTCTTAAACACCTTTGATATTAGTAAAGATTTTGTTTATACTGACATACGAAAAATCAACAATGATTTTACGGATGTCACTAATGACAAAGGTCGTCATAAAAACCACAACtatgtaatttcaaataaaatgaaacacagTGTCATAGATCACGTTGATTCTTTCGTCCCTGTCGAGTCTCATTACGTTAGAAAAcgagtaaaaaagtaaaaaagagtaaaaaataCTTAGATCCTTCTTTATCTTTTCCAAAATGTTTAAGTTGTATGTTGAGTGGTGTGCCGAAAATAATTAAACGTTAGAGTACAGACAGTAAGACAGTATAGAGATATTGTGAATGCTAATTTGAAGATAGGCTttcatttactaaaaaaaagatCAATGTGACCTCTGTCATCAGTACAAAAATAATCTAGCCCTACAGATAAATTGAAAGAAAACTTTACTAAACATGAAACTGAAAAGGAAATTTCTCGTAAGTTTAAATTAGAATCTAAACTGTTAGCTGTCTCTAGTAACAAAGTAGCTTATATTGTATTTGaatttcaaaaagttttaaGCTCACCACATTGTAACATAAGCGTGTATTATTATAGGCGTAAGCTCAATATACagagtggggatgacaatacaacaattatgtaaaatacaGCATGTTAGGACGATAAGTTTGATTCGGTGCAAATCTAAATTAATAGCAGTATGAAAAATTCTAAAGCGAGTAGACAATattccaaaaacattttcaattaCTCTTCTTGCTCGTGAcaatctataattatatatttttctctctgtatttattgaatttttaccAAAAGGCTTCATAAGGTCGGGTCTTAATGCAAATGCTTCATCAGCAACAAAAACAAACGGCAAAGCTTTGGAACAAGTTTGGGGTTTTGTTTTGTTAGGAATATTCAGTTCacgattatttaatttcttataaaagCTGGTTTCCTTTATGACTCCACCATCAGATATTCTGCCGTTAACACCAGCTTCGCAccatattatttcataatttgcATTAGCACAGGCCATGAGCACAACACTAAAGAAATTTTTGTAGTTATAAAAGGTGGAACCAGACCCAGGTGGCGGTACAATTCGGACGTGTTTGCCATCGATTGAGCCAAGGCAATTGGGAAACTGCCATCTTTCCTCATACCCTCTCGCAATAGCAAGCCATTCAGCTTCAGTTTCAGGCATCTGTAACaaagttatgtatatttttcagGACATAGACATGAATGAAGACCAAGCTTCGCTGATATCGCCGCGGTCTGGGCCACCTCCTCggttgaataataaaaatttgaaaagaaaagaaaaaaatgaagttTGTGAAGTACTGACTAAAATTTCAAAGAGATTAGATTCATCGACTGCAAAAAAAAGACCAACTTTTAGTGCTTTTGGCGAAGTTGAGAACGATGAACAGCGACGCTGCCAAGTACTGTCAGAAAATTATCAATGATGCTATATTTTATGCAGAATTTAACAATCTAAACTACACATCCCGCATAGTAACGGATCATGTACATTTAAACAGATCACGATCACCATCCGCCCAATCTCAGTCATCGTATTTAGAAAGACCATCTAAATCACCGTCCACCCAAACTTCATCATCCTATTACAGATATTTACGATCACCATCCACACAATCTCAATCATCCTACCAGTCACCGAACGAACAGTTAGACAGACTTTACCGAACACCATCCACACAAACTCAATCACCCTACCAGTCACCGAATGAACAGTTAGACAGACCTTACCGATCATCATCTACACAAACTGAATCACCCTACCAGTCACCGAATGAACAGTTAGACAGACGTTACCGATCATCATCTAGACAAACTGAATTACCCTACCAGTCACCGAATGAACAGTTAGACAGACCTTACCGATCATCATCTAGACAAACTGAATCACCCTACCAGTCACCGAACGAACAGTTCAACATGACTTTACGGTCACCAGCAACCCAAACTGAATTATCCTACCAGCCTCCAGAGCAACGGCTACGACGGCCGTCAGAGTTAAatgcaattattattaataacgcTAATGAAATTGTAGATTGTTTGGATCAGCAGGACTATGCTAATTTATTATCATCACCAATCGTCGCAGAAAGTGATTGTGATTCAATGAAGAAATGTTTGATTTTTAAGCCTAgaagtgataaataaaattgactgtttttt
Encoded proteins:
- the LOC123665888 gene encoding putative uncharacterized protein DDB_G0290521, which codes for MNSDAAKYCQKIINDAIFYAEFNNLNYTSRIVTDHVHLNRSRSPSAQSQSSYLERPSKSPSTQTSSSYYRYLRSPSTQSQSSYQSPNEQLDRLYRTPSTQTQSPYQSPNEQLDRPYRSSSTQTESPYQSPNEQLDRRYRSSSRQTELPYQSPNEQLDRPYRSSSRQTESPYQSPNEQFNMTLRSPATQTELSYQPPEQRLRRPSELNAIIINNANEIVDCLDQQDYANLLSSPIVAESDCDSMKKCLIFKPRSDK